The Hyalangium gracile DNA window GTGTACGCACCCGAGCAAGGGTTGGTGGTGGACATGGTGCCTTGCGAGGACGCGCACGCCCAAGAGAGGACGCTGGTGGCCGCAGCGCTGGAGCATGCCCAACAGGGAGACTTGTGGATAGCCGACAGAAACTTCTCCACCGCCCGGATTGTCTTTGGCTTGGAGGACCGACAGGCCGCCTTCATCATCCGAGAGCACGGACGCACTCCCAGCCCGACTGAGGTGGGGAAGCGCAAGAAGATGGGCCGTGTGGAGACGGGCGTCGTCTTCGAGCAGGCCGTCCAGGTGGAGGACGGCAGCGGGCGCCTGCTCACGCTTCGTCGCATCGAACTTCAACTGGATGAGCCCACCGAGGAGGGGGAGCCTCTCATTCGTCTGCTCACGAACGCCCCGGAGGACAAACTCTCCGCCGAGCAGGTGGCGGGTTTGTACCGCAAGCGCTGGAGCATCGAAGGCATGTTTCAGAGTCTTGAATCCGCCCTCCACAGCGAGGTGCGGACGCTGGGCCAGCCCAGAGCGGCACTCCTGGCTTTCGGTACCGCCGTGGTGGCCTACAACATCTTGGCGGTCATCCAGGCGGCTGTCGAGGCGGCACACCCTGAGGCCAAGGCCGAGGGCATTGAAATCTCACTCTTCTTCGTTTCCACCGAGGTGAAGGCGACCTATGGCGGGATGGTGATTGCCGTGGAGGACGAGATTTGGTCCGCCTTCGACGAGCAATCCCCTCTTCAACTCAGCCGAACCCTCATCCGCGTCGCCCAGCATGTTCAGCCCAAGCGCCTGCGCAAGCACCCACGAGGGCCCAAGAAGAAGACGAAGAAGGGTTACGTCTCAGGACGG harbors:
- a CDS encoding IS4 family transposase — its product is MAFDAILERFVKDSPVSVMARLVLQRAVSAEWMDSLFEEHRQRQYTRELLFSTVVGLMSVVALGLRPSLHAAAKAAEVGTSLAALYDKVNRMEPGLVRALVRGSAQRLAPVVEPLRTGQKPWVEGYRVRVIDGNHLPASEKRLKPLREFRGAALPGHSLVVYAPEQGLVVDMVPCEDAHAQERTLVAAALEHAQQGDLWIADRNFSTARIVFGLEDRQAAFIIREHGRTPSPTEVGKRKKMGRVETGVVFEQAVQVEDGSGRLLTLRRIELQLDEPTEEGEPLIRLLTNAPEDKLSAEQVAGLYRKRWSIEGMFQSLESALHSEVRTLGQPRAALLAFGTAVVAYNILAVIQAAVEAAHPEAKAEGIEISLFFVSTEVKATYGGMVIAVEDEIWSAFDEQSPLQLSRTLIRVAQHVQPKRLRKHPRGPKKKTKKGYVSGR